In Pseudomonadota bacterium, the DNA window AATGGGGGCCAGCTCCTGCAATATAAATTTTTTATTGATTTTCACAACCTCCCCCTTCTTCATTTTCCTGCCAATTCAATAAGTTGTCAAGCGAAAATTCAATATAGCTGGGGTTCAAGGATCCAATCACCACTTCCTACTCACGGAATTTTGCGCTATGCCCTCTGCTCTCTGGGCCACCCCCTCCGCGCCTGATTGGCAAGCTTCTTTTTCCCCAGGGTGGGACATCCTTTCGCCCCTTTTCCTTCCGGATTCATGCAAATCTTTTGCTGTGGTGTCAGGGTGCAGTTTGCACAATCTGACAGATTACCTTTTTCCATACACGACCTCCTCTCTCTTTCATAGAACAAAAAACCAACATTATGGCTTACTGCACGCCGGGTATGATGTTGCCTCCAGATGGGAAAATTGCCACGTCTGCCTTCGGCATTACCTTAAATGTCTGGTTGATGGCTTCATCAAGACTTCCTGCATAGGTAAAATTCATCATCTCTACCTGCTCTCTGGACAATCCTTCGGTGACATGAATAACGTTGAATTTTTCAGCCAACTCTTTATAGAAAACAATCTGCATGATATAGGATATTCCGAAAGATTTAAGATGGCCCGGGATATCCCCCTTTGTCAGCTTTCTGTGGTACTCGTTTGCGCTCTCCGGGGTTGCCATTTCATTTATCAAAGGCAGGATAGGGCCTGCCTGTTTTTGAGATGCCACCCATATAATTGTACCGCCTGCCCTCATGCAATAACTTGCCATGAGAAGCGCCTTCGTTGCCTGAACGCCGATCTCAAGGGGAGAAGCCGAGGTGATTGTCACATCAGGACGTTTCGGCAGAGTTACAAGATAGAGGGAGGCAGCATACTTTGATGCTTCTCGATGTTCCTCTACGGGATCTCCAGCAAATGCACGGATTACCTCTTTCTTTTCGTTCATGATAAAGTCGAGCTTAAATGCGAGCCTGCTTAAGCGGCCTGCATCAACAATCTCCTCGTAGAACGGATTCCCATCAAGGAGGTTGACCTTCGCATAACGGTGGCGCATCCATGTAAAATGATGGTCGGCAACTGCCCGGTATGACGAAACCCCTGGCATAACGATTTTACATCCACCACCAAATCCATTGTTTGGATGCGGCATACATTCACCAATACCGATAATCAAATCGGCAAAAGCAACAAGTTTGTTTACCTCAACAAGCGTTCCTCTGTGTGTTCTTCCGATGACAACATTTTCGGGAGAGTGGGGATCGTGGGATGAGATTCGACCCTGCAAACGCCGGGAGGTTTCCTTTCCAATTTTTCCTTCCATCTGCTCCAGTGTAGGGATAGGGTGGGTGCCTAAAGCACAGACAGCGTTTATTCGTTCGTCCGGAATGCCAGCCTTATTGAGTCTGTCCAGAATAGATGGGATGGCAAGATGGGCAGGCGTTGGACGCTGTAAGTCATCAAAGAGGAGCGTCACATCCATGCCCGGTCTTGCGAGCTCTTCGAGTGGTGGCGTCCCTATCGGGTTATTGAGCGCCCGTCCAACTTCCTGTTGCACATCACTGACGCCGCTGCCAGAGGATATGTCCTGATTAGAGATTACATTCCATTCTGATGGAAGGGAA includes these proteins:
- the larA gene encoding nickel-dependent lactate racemase — encoded protein: MNYYINYEGSKIYFSLPSEWNVISNQDISSGSGVSDVQQEVGRALNNPIGTPPLEELARPGMDVTLLFDDLQRPTPAHLAIPSILDRLNKAGIPDERINAVCALGTHPIPTLEQMEGKIGKETSRRLQGRISSHDPHSPENVVIGRTHRGTLVEVNKLVAFADLIIGIGECMPHPNNGFGGGCKIVMPGVSSYRAVADHHFTWMRHRYAKVNLLDGNPFYEEIVDAGRLSRLAFKLDFIMNEKKEVIRAFAGDPVEEHREASKYAASLYLVTLPKRPDVTITSASPLEIGVQATKALLMASYCMRAGGTIIWVASQKQAGPILPLINEMATPESANEYHRKLTKGDIPGHLKSFGISYIMQIVFYKELAEKFNVIHVTEGLSREQVEMMNFTYAGSLDEAINQTFKVMPKADVAIFPSGGNIIPGVQ